The Trichosurus vulpecula isolate mTriVul1 chromosome 4, mTriVul1.pri, whole genome shotgun sequence genome contains a region encoding:
- the CASKIN2 gene encoding caskin-2 isoform X2, which translates to MGREQDLILAVKNGDVAGVQKLVAKFKAAKSKLLGSTKKLNVNYQDTDGFSALHHAALGGSLELMALLLEAQATVDIKDSNGMRPLHYAAWQGRLEPVRLLLRAAAAVNAASLDGQIPLHLAAQYGHYEVSEMLLQHQSNPCLVNKAKKTPLDLACEFGRLKVAQLLLNSHLCVALLEGEAKDPSDPNYTTPLHLAAKNGHKEVIRQLLRAGIEINRQTKTGTALHEAALYGKTDVVRLLLEGGVDVNIRNTYNQTALDIVNQFTTSQASREIKQLLREASGILKVRALKDFWNLHDPTALNIRAGDIITVLEQHPDGRWKGHIHESQLGTDRVGYFPPGIVEVVSKRAGVTIPRPSAGTIPLRPNFARTPQLPTDDPLHPLTYSQLPRIGISPDSPASDRNSVGSEGSVGSIRSAGSGQSSEGPNGHNTGLLIENSQPLTPTGEDLSLPGLHPTSLPEGLSHWSLTNHRPREQIFNQDVRPEQLLEGKDAQAIHNWLSEFQLESYTTHFLQAGYDVPTISRMTPEDLTAIGVTKPGHRKKIATEITQLNIAEWLPSYIPADLLEWLGALGLPQYHKQLVSSGYDSMGLVADLTWEELQEIGVNKLGHQKKLMLGVKRLAELRRSLLQGEGLSGGGGGSGRRVAGGPEVMAIEGLENGDGPAGPRLVTFQASELSPELQAAMARGTPEPLTLPPTRSPSQESIGARSRGSGHSQEQPTPRPNTGHPSPPPERNLPEGNEHPSSKDTPPYMLMHPHSSPPSPAPMPPSSASRAFSYLSASPSTPPDPPRPKRRSHSLSRPGLTEGEAEGPVGSALDSYATLTRRPGRSTLTQVSPGSALTRGAPRSQSFALRARRKGPPPPPPKRLSSVSGTTPDSLLSGGSPGPEEEAVASRRRTLSEPTGPSDPPSSPAPGSPASDTEEERGSEGTSRSRGSSGEGLPFAEEGNLTIKQRPKPAGPLNREVSIPPGLDFNLTESDTVKRRPKCREREPLQTALLAFGAASPTPVVSAPLPSQPTMDSPAPPPPSSSTPTPSGPASNNSLTLNTPAFPLSTNTLTQIPGPQLPGSGLEDSVATPQKGEMSPAPPLALIKVPVGGMRGWRRGIMGFERPFFLLQITDWPFSSSLGPSHKPVSVACTQLAFSGPKLAPKLGSRPIPPPKPESGGAPIAAHAQQRLEQTSSSLAAALRAAEKSIGVEDQEGSLSQPGDSKHILDDISTMFDALADQLDAMLD; encoded by the exons AACTCCTTGGCTCCACCAAGAAGCTCAACGTAAACTACCAGGATACAGATGG GTTCTCCGCTCTGCACCATGCAGCCTTGGGGGGCAGCCTGGAACTGATGGCATTACTACTAGAGGCACAGGCCACAGTGGATATCAAAGACAGCAATG GCATGCGTCCCTTGCACTACGCAGCCTGGCAGGGCCGGCTGGAACCCGTGCGCCTGCTCCTGAGAGCAGCCGCTGCCGTCAATGCTGCTTCCCTGGACGGGCAGATCCCACTGCACCTGGCGGCCCAGTACGGGCATTATGAAGTG TCAGAGATGCTTCTGCAGCATCAGTCTAACCCCTGCCTGGTTAACAAGGCTAAGAAGACCCCGCTGGATTTGGCCTGTGAGTTTGGACGACTCAAG GTAGCCCAGCTACTCCTAAATAGCCACCTGTGTGTGGCTTTGCTGGAGGGTGAGGCCAAAGATCCGAGTGACCCCAACTACACTACCCCACTGCACCTGGCTGCCAAGAATGGGCACAAGGAGGTTATCAG GCAGCTGCTGAGGGCTGGGATCGAGATCAACCGCCAGACGAAGACAGGCACCGCCCTGCATGAGGCAGCGCTCTATGGGAAGACCGACGTGGTGCGGTTGCTGCTGGAG GGTGGTGTGGACGTGAACATCAGGAATACGTATAACCAGACAGCCCTGGATATCGTGAACCAATTCACTACTTCTCAGGCCAGCCGGGAAATCAAGCAATTACTACGGG aagCATCAGGGATCCTGAAGGTCCGGGCTCTCAAGGATTTCTGGAACCTCCATGACCCTACTGCCCTCAATATCCGGGCTGGAGACATCATCACG GTTCTCGAACAACACCCTGATGGACGATGGAAGGGACACATACATGAGAGCCAACTGGGCACTGACCGGGTGGGATACTTCCCACCGGGCATCGTTGAAGTGGTCAGCAAGCGGGCTGGGGTCACCATACCCCGCCCCTCAGCTGGGACCATACCTCTGCGGCCAAATTTTGCCAGGACCCCTCAGTTGCCAACTGATGACCCCCTGCACCCTCTCACTTATAGCCAACTTCCTCGGATTGGCATTAGCCCAGATAGCCCAG CCAGTGACAGGAACAGCGTGGGCAGTGAAGGGAGTGTGGGCAGCATCCGCAGTGCAGGTAGCGGTCAAAGTTCAGAAGGCCCAAATGGACATAACACCGGCCTCCTCATTGAGAATAGCCAG CCACTGACCCCTACTGGAGAAGACCTGTCTCTGCCTGGCCTGCACCCCACATCCCTGCCAG AAGGCTTGAGCCACTGGTCTCTGACAAACCACCGCCCTAGGGAACAAATCTTCAACCAGGATGTGAGACCAGAACAGCTGCTGGAGGGGAAG gaTGCTCAGGCTATTCACAATTGGCTGAGCGAGTTCCAGCTGGAAAGCTATACCACTCACTTCCTGCAGGCTGGTTACGACGTGCCAACCATCAGCCGAATGACGCCAGAG GACCTGACAGCCATTGGGGTGACGAAGCCTGGGCACAGGAAGAAGATTGCTACTGAGATCACCCAGCTTAACATTGCAGAATGGCTACCTAGCTATATCCCG GCGGACCTGCTGGAGTGGCTAGGGGCCCTGGGGCTGCCTCAGTACCACAAACAACTAGTGAGCAGTGGCTATGATTCCATGGGGCTGGTGGCCGACCTTACCTGGGAGGAGCTGCAGGAAATTGGAGTCAATAAACTCG GTCATCAGAAGAAGCTGATGCTGGGAGTGAAACGTCTGGCAGAGCTTCGACGGAGCTTGCTCCAGGGGGAGGGactgagtgggggtgggggtgggagtgggaggcgAGTGGCCGGGGGTCCAGAAGTGATGGCCATTGAGGGGTTGGAGAATGGCGATGGCCCTGCTGGACCCCGGCTGGTCACCTTCCAAGCCAGTGAACTCAGCCCTGAGCTGCAAGCAGCCATGGCCAGGGGTACCCCAGAGCCGCTGACCTTGCCCCCAACCCGTTCCCCTAGCCAGGAGAGCATTGGGGCACGTTCTAGGGGTTCTGGGCACTCTCAGGAACAGCCTACCCCTAGACCCAATACTGGGCACCCCAGTCCCCCTCCGGAGAGGAATCTGCCAGAGGGTAACGAACACCCTTCCAGCAAGGACACACCCCCCTATATGCTCATGCATCCCCATAGTTCACCCCCTAGTCCAGCTCCCATGCCACCTTCTAGTGCCTCCCGGGCCTTCTCCTACTTGTCTGCTTCCCCTTCAACTCCTCCTGACCCTCCCCGACCCAAACGCCGCTCCCACAGCTTGAGCCGCCCAGGATTGACAGAAGGGGAGGCTGAAGGACCAGTGGGCAGTGCCTTGGACAGCTATGCTACCTTGACTCGGCGCCCTGGTCGAAGCACCTTGACCCAGGTTAGCCCTGGCTCTGCTCTGACTAGAGGGGCTCCCCGTAGCCAGTCCTTTGCCTTACGAGCTCGCCGAAAAGGGCCTCCGCCTCCACCACCAAAACGTCTCAGCTCTGTCTCTGGTACCACGCCAGACTCTCTGTTGTCTGGTGGGAGTCCAGGGCCCGAAGAAGAAGCCGTAGCATCCCGGAGACGCACACTGAGTGAACCAACTGGTCCTTCGGATCCCCCCAGCTCTCCTGCACCTGGGAGTCCTGCTTCAGACACAGAAGAGGAGCGGGGTTCTGAAGGAACATCCCGATCCCGGGGCAGCTCTGGTGAGGGACTGCCCTTTGCTGAAGAAGGCAACCTGACTATCAAGCAGCGGCCCAAACCTGCTGGGCCCTTGAACCGCGAGGTCTCTATCCCCCCTGGACTTGACTTCAACCTTACAGAGTCAGACACTGTCAAACGGAGGCCCAAATGTCGGGAGAGAGAGCCACTGCAGACAGCACTTCTGGCTTTTGGAGCTGCCAGTCCTACCCCAGTTGTCTCAGCCCCACTACCTTCACAGCCCACCATGGATTCCCCAGCACCTCCCCCACCCAgctcctccactcccaccccttcTGGTCCTGCCTCTAACAATTCACTGACTCTTAACACCCCTGCATTCCCCCTCTCCACCAATACCTTGACTCAGATTCCTGGTCCCCAGTTGCCTGGGTCTGGCCTGGAGGACTCAGTGGCCACCCCTCAAAAGGGGGAGATGTCCCCAGCCCCACCCTTGGCCCTCATCAAAGTGCCAGTAGGAGGTATGAGGGGATGGCGGAGGGGTATTATGGGTTTTGAGAGGCCCTTTTTCCTATTGCAGATAACAGACTGGCCGTTTTCTTCCTCCTTAGGACCATCTCACAAACCTGTGTCAGTGGCTTGTACACAACTTGCATTCTCAGGGCCTAAGCTGGCTCCCAAACTTGGTTCTCGCCCCATCCCCCCACCAAAACCTGAGAGTGGGGGAGCACCCATTGCTGCTCATGCCCAGCAGAGACTAGAGCAGACCAGCTCTTCCCTGGCAGCTGCCCTGAGGGCAGCTGAAAAGAGCATCGGTGTTGAGGATCAAGAAGG CAGCCTTTCCCAGCCTGGCGATTCCAAACACATCCTGGATGATATCAGCACCATGTTTGATGCCTTAGCTGACCAACTGGATGCCATGCTGGACTGA
- the CASKIN2 gene encoding caskin-2 isoform X1 yields the protein MGREQDLILAVKNGDVAGVQKLVAKFKAAKSKLLGSTKKLNVNYQDTDGFSALHHAALGGSLELMALLLEAQATVDIKDSNGMRPLHYAAWQGRLEPVRLLLRAAAAVNAASLDGQIPLHLAAQYGHYEVSEMLLQHQSNPCLVNKAKKTPLDLACEFGRLKVAQLLLNSHLCVALLEGEAKDPSDPNYTTPLHLAAKNGHKEVIRQLLRAGIEINRQTKTGTALHEAALYGKTDVVRLLLEGGVDVNIRNTYNQTALDIVNQFTTSQASREIKQLLREASGILKVRALKDFWNLHDPTALNIRAGDIITVLEQHPDGRWKGHIHESQLGTDRVGYFPPGIVEVVSKRAGVTIPRPSAGTIPLRPNFARTPQLPTDDPLHPLTYSQLPRIGISPDSPAASDRNSVGSEGSVGSIRSAGSGQSSEGPNGHNTGLLIENSQPLTPTGEDLSLPGLHPTSLPEGLSHWSLTNHRPREQIFNQDVRPEQLLEGKDAQAIHNWLSEFQLESYTTHFLQAGYDVPTISRMTPEDLTAIGVTKPGHRKKIATEITQLNIAEWLPSYIPADLLEWLGALGLPQYHKQLVSSGYDSMGLVADLTWEELQEIGVNKLGHQKKLMLGVKRLAELRRSLLQGEGLSGGGGGSGRRVAGGPEVMAIEGLENGDGPAGPRLVTFQASELSPELQAAMARGTPEPLTLPPTRSPSQESIGARSRGSGHSQEQPTPRPNTGHPSPPPERNLPEGNEHPSSKDTPPYMLMHPHSSPPSPAPMPPSSASRAFSYLSASPSTPPDPPRPKRRSHSLSRPGLTEGEAEGPVGSALDSYATLTRRPGRSTLTQVSPGSALTRGAPRSQSFALRARRKGPPPPPPKRLSSVSGTTPDSLLSGGSPGPEEEAVASRRRTLSEPTGPSDPPSSPAPGSPASDTEEERGSEGTSRSRGSSGEGLPFAEEGNLTIKQRPKPAGPLNREVSIPPGLDFNLTESDTVKRRPKCREREPLQTALLAFGAASPTPVVSAPLPSQPTMDSPAPPPPSSSTPTPSGPASNNSLTLNTPAFPLSTNTLTQIPGPQLPGSGLEDSVATPQKGEMSPAPPLALIKVPVGGMRGWRRGIMGFERPFFLLQITDWPFSSSLGPSHKPVSVACTQLAFSGPKLAPKLGSRPIPPPKPESGGAPIAAHAQQRLEQTSSSLAAALRAAEKSIGVEDQEGSLSQPGDSKHILDDISTMFDALADQLDAMLD from the exons AACTCCTTGGCTCCACCAAGAAGCTCAACGTAAACTACCAGGATACAGATGG GTTCTCCGCTCTGCACCATGCAGCCTTGGGGGGCAGCCTGGAACTGATGGCATTACTACTAGAGGCACAGGCCACAGTGGATATCAAAGACAGCAATG GCATGCGTCCCTTGCACTACGCAGCCTGGCAGGGCCGGCTGGAACCCGTGCGCCTGCTCCTGAGAGCAGCCGCTGCCGTCAATGCTGCTTCCCTGGACGGGCAGATCCCACTGCACCTGGCGGCCCAGTACGGGCATTATGAAGTG TCAGAGATGCTTCTGCAGCATCAGTCTAACCCCTGCCTGGTTAACAAGGCTAAGAAGACCCCGCTGGATTTGGCCTGTGAGTTTGGACGACTCAAG GTAGCCCAGCTACTCCTAAATAGCCACCTGTGTGTGGCTTTGCTGGAGGGTGAGGCCAAAGATCCGAGTGACCCCAACTACACTACCCCACTGCACCTGGCTGCCAAGAATGGGCACAAGGAGGTTATCAG GCAGCTGCTGAGGGCTGGGATCGAGATCAACCGCCAGACGAAGACAGGCACCGCCCTGCATGAGGCAGCGCTCTATGGGAAGACCGACGTGGTGCGGTTGCTGCTGGAG GGTGGTGTGGACGTGAACATCAGGAATACGTATAACCAGACAGCCCTGGATATCGTGAACCAATTCACTACTTCTCAGGCCAGCCGGGAAATCAAGCAATTACTACGGG aagCATCAGGGATCCTGAAGGTCCGGGCTCTCAAGGATTTCTGGAACCTCCATGACCCTACTGCCCTCAATATCCGGGCTGGAGACATCATCACG GTTCTCGAACAACACCCTGATGGACGATGGAAGGGACACATACATGAGAGCCAACTGGGCACTGACCGGGTGGGATACTTCCCACCGGGCATCGTTGAAGTGGTCAGCAAGCGGGCTGGGGTCACCATACCCCGCCCCTCAGCTGGGACCATACCTCTGCGGCCAAATTTTGCCAGGACCCCTCAGTTGCCAACTGATGACCCCCTGCACCCTCTCACTTATAGCCAACTTCCTCGGATTGGCATTAGCCCAGATAGCCCAG cAGCCAGTGACAGGAACAGCGTGGGCAGTGAAGGGAGTGTGGGCAGCATCCGCAGTGCAGGTAGCGGTCAAAGTTCAGAAGGCCCAAATGGACATAACACCGGCCTCCTCATTGAGAATAGCCAG CCACTGACCCCTACTGGAGAAGACCTGTCTCTGCCTGGCCTGCACCCCACATCCCTGCCAG AAGGCTTGAGCCACTGGTCTCTGACAAACCACCGCCCTAGGGAACAAATCTTCAACCAGGATGTGAGACCAGAACAGCTGCTGGAGGGGAAG gaTGCTCAGGCTATTCACAATTGGCTGAGCGAGTTCCAGCTGGAAAGCTATACCACTCACTTCCTGCAGGCTGGTTACGACGTGCCAACCATCAGCCGAATGACGCCAGAG GACCTGACAGCCATTGGGGTGACGAAGCCTGGGCACAGGAAGAAGATTGCTACTGAGATCACCCAGCTTAACATTGCAGAATGGCTACCTAGCTATATCCCG GCGGACCTGCTGGAGTGGCTAGGGGCCCTGGGGCTGCCTCAGTACCACAAACAACTAGTGAGCAGTGGCTATGATTCCATGGGGCTGGTGGCCGACCTTACCTGGGAGGAGCTGCAGGAAATTGGAGTCAATAAACTCG GTCATCAGAAGAAGCTGATGCTGGGAGTGAAACGTCTGGCAGAGCTTCGACGGAGCTTGCTCCAGGGGGAGGGactgagtgggggtgggggtgggagtgggaggcgAGTGGCCGGGGGTCCAGAAGTGATGGCCATTGAGGGGTTGGAGAATGGCGATGGCCCTGCTGGACCCCGGCTGGTCACCTTCCAAGCCAGTGAACTCAGCCCTGAGCTGCAAGCAGCCATGGCCAGGGGTACCCCAGAGCCGCTGACCTTGCCCCCAACCCGTTCCCCTAGCCAGGAGAGCATTGGGGCACGTTCTAGGGGTTCTGGGCACTCTCAGGAACAGCCTACCCCTAGACCCAATACTGGGCACCCCAGTCCCCCTCCGGAGAGGAATCTGCCAGAGGGTAACGAACACCCTTCCAGCAAGGACACACCCCCCTATATGCTCATGCATCCCCATAGTTCACCCCCTAGTCCAGCTCCCATGCCACCTTCTAGTGCCTCCCGGGCCTTCTCCTACTTGTCTGCTTCCCCTTCAACTCCTCCTGACCCTCCCCGACCCAAACGCCGCTCCCACAGCTTGAGCCGCCCAGGATTGACAGAAGGGGAGGCTGAAGGACCAGTGGGCAGTGCCTTGGACAGCTATGCTACCTTGACTCGGCGCCCTGGTCGAAGCACCTTGACCCAGGTTAGCCCTGGCTCTGCTCTGACTAGAGGGGCTCCCCGTAGCCAGTCCTTTGCCTTACGAGCTCGCCGAAAAGGGCCTCCGCCTCCACCACCAAAACGTCTCAGCTCTGTCTCTGGTACCACGCCAGACTCTCTGTTGTCTGGTGGGAGTCCAGGGCCCGAAGAAGAAGCCGTAGCATCCCGGAGACGCACACTGAGTGAACCAACTGGTCCTTCGGATCCCCCCAGCTCTCCTGCACCTGGGAGTCCTGCTTCAGACACAGAAGAGGAGCGGGGTTCTGAAGGAACATCCCGATCCCGGGGCAGCTCTGGTGAGGGACTGCCCTTTGCTGAAGAAGGCAACCTGACTATCAAGCAGCGGCCCAAACCTGCTGGGCCCTTGAACCGCGAGGTCTCTATCCCCCCTGGACTTGACTTCAACCTTACAGAGTCAGACACTGTCAAACGGAGGCCCAAATGTCGGGAGAGAGAGCCACTGCAGACAGCACTTCTGGCTTTTGGAGCTGCCAGTCCTACCCCAGTTGTCTCAGCCCCACTACCTTCACAGCCCACCATGGATTCCCCAGCACCTCCCCCACCCAgctcctccactcccaccccttcTGGTCCTGCCTCTAACAATTCACTGACTCTTAACACCCCTGCATTCCCCCTCTCCACCAATACCTTGACTCAGATTCCTGGTCCCCAGTTGCCTGGGTCTGGCCTGGAGGACTCAGTGGCCACCCCTCAAAAGGGGGAGATGTCCCCAGCCCCACCCTTGGCCCTCATCAAAGTGCCAGTAGGAGGTATGAGGGGATGGCGGAGGGGTATTATGGGTTTTGAGAGGCCCTTTTTCCTATTGCAGATAACAGACTGGCCGTTTTCTTCCTCCTTAGGACCATCTCACAAACCTGTGTCAGTGGCTTGTACACAACTTGCATTCTCAGGGCCTAAGCTGGCTCCCAAACTTGGTTCTCGCCCCATCCCCCCACCAAAACCTGAGAGTGGGGGAGCACCCATTGCTGCTCATGCCCAGCAGAGACTAGAGCAGACCAGCTCTTCCCTGGCAGCTGCCCTGAGGGCAGCTGAAAAGAGCATCGGTGTTGAGGATCAAGAAGG CAGCCTTTCCCAGCCTGGCGATTCCAAACACATCCTGGATGATATCAGCACCATGTTTGATGCCTTAGCTGACCAACTGGATGCCATGCTGGACTGA
- the CASKIN2 gene encoding caskin-2 isoform X3 has product MGREQDLILAVKNGDVAGVQKLVAKFKAAKSKLLGSTKKLNVNYQDTDGFSALHHAALGGSLELMALLLEAQATVDIKDSNGMRPLHYAAWQGRLEPVRLLLRAAAAVNAASLDGQIPLHLAAQYGHYEVSEMLLQHQSNPCLVNKAKKTPLDLACEFGRLKVAQLLLNSHLCVALLEGEAKDPSDPNYTTPLHLAAKNGHKEVIRQLLRAGIEINRQTKTGTALHEAALYGKTDVVRLLLEGGVDVNIRNTYNQTALDIVNQFTTSQASREIKQLLREASGILKVRALKDFWNLHDPTALNIRAGDIITVLEQHPDGRWKGHIHESQLGTDRVGYFPPGIVEVVSKRAGVTIPRPSAGTIPLRPNFARTPQLPTDDPLHPLTYSQLPRIGISPDSPAASDRNSVGSEGSVGSIRSAGSGQSSEGPNGHNTGLLIENSQPLTPTGEDLSLPGLHPTSLPEGLSHWSLTNHRPREQIFNQDVRPEQLLEGKDAQAIHNWLSEFQLESYTTHFLQAGYDVPTISRMTPEDLTAIGVTKPGHRKKIATEITQLNIAEWLPSYIPADLLEWLGALGLPQYHKQLVSSGYDSMGLVADLTWEELQEIGVNKLGHQKKLMLGVKRLAELRRSLLQGEGLSGGGGGSGRRVAGGPEVMAIEGLENGDGPAGPRLVTFQASELSPELQAAMARGTPEPLTLPPTRSPSQESIGARSRGSGHSQEQPTPRPNTGHPSPPPERNLPEGNEHPSSKDTPPYMLMHPHSSPPSPAPMPPSSASRAFSYLSASPSTPPDPPRPKRRSHSLSRPGLTEGEAEGPVGSALDSYATLTRRPGRSTLTQVSPGSALTRGAPRSQSFALRARRKGPPPPPPKRLSSVSGTTPDSLLSGGSPGPEEEAVASRRRTLSEPTGPSDPPSSPAPGSPASDTEEERGSEGTSRSRGSSGEGLPFAEEGNLTIKQRPKPAGPLNREVSIPPGLDFNLTESDTVKRRPKCREREPLQTALLAFGAASPTPVVSAPLPSQPTMDSPAPPPPSSSTPTPSGPASNNSLTLNTPAFPLSTNTLTQIPGPQLPGSGLEDSVATPQKGEMSPAPPLALIKVPVGGMRGWRRGIMGFERPFFLLQITDWPFSSSLGPSHKPVSVACTQLAFSGPKLAPKLGSRPIPPPKPESGGAPIAAHAQQRLEQTSSSLAAALRAAEKSIGVEDQEGLSQPGDSKHILDDISTMFDALADQLDAMLD; this is encoded by the exons AACTCCTTGGCTCCACCAAGAAGCTCAACGTAAACTACCAGGATACAGATGG GTTCTCCGCTCTGCACCATGCAGCCTTGGGGGGCAGCCTGGAACTGATGGCATTACTACTAGAGGCACAGGCCACAGTGGATATCAAAGACAGCAATG GCATGCGTCCCTTGCACTACGCAGCCTGGCAGGGCCGGCTGGAACCCGTGCGCCTGCTCCTGAGAGCAGCCGCTGCCGTCAATGCTGCTTCCCTGGACGGGCAGATCCCACTGCACCTGGCGGCCCAGTACGGGCATTATGAAGTG TCAGAGATGCTTCTGCAGCATCAGTCTAACCCCTGCCTGGTTAACAAGGCTAAGAAGACCCCGCTGGATTTGGCCTGTGAGTTTGGACGACTCAAG GTAGCCCAGCTACTCCTAAATAGCCACCTGTGTGTGGCTTTGCTGGAGGGTGAGGCCAAAGATCCGAGTGACCCCAACTACACTACCCCACTGCACCTGGCTGCCAAGAATGGGCACAAGGAGGTTATCAG GCAGCTGCTGAGGGCTGGGATCGAGATCAACCGCCAGACGAAGACAGGCACCGCCCTGCATGAGGCAGCGCTCTATGGGAAGACCGACGTGGTGCGGTTGCTGCTGGAG GGTGGTGTGGACGTGAACATCAGGAATACGTATAACCAGACAGCCCTGGATATCGTGAACCAATTCACTACTTCTCAGGCCAGCCGGGAAATCAAGCAATTACTACGGG aagCATCAGGGATCCTGAAGGTCCGGGCTCTCAAGGATTTCTGGAACCTCCATGACCCTACTGCCCTCAATATCCGGGCTGGAGACATCATCACG GTTCTCGAACAACACCCTGATGGACGATGGAAGGGACACATACATGAGAGCCAACTGGGCACTGACCGGGTGGGATACTTCCCACCGGGCATCGTTGAAGTGGTCAGCAAGCGGGCTGGGGTCACCATACCCCGCCCCTCAGCTGGGACCATACCTCTGCGGCCAAATTTTGCCAGGACCCCTCAGTTGCCAACTGATGACCCCCTGCACCCTCTCACTTATAGCCAACTTCCTCGGATTGGCATTAGCCCAGATAGCCCAG cAGCCAGTGACAGGAACAGCGTGGGCAGTGAAGGGAGTGTGGGCAGCATCCGCAGTGCAGGTAGCGGTCAAAGTTCAGAAGGCCCAAATGGACATAACACCGGCCTCCTCATTGAGAATAGCCAG CCACTGACCCCTACTGGAGAAGACCTGTCTCTGCCTGGCCTGCACCCCACATCCCTGCCAG AAGGCTTGAGCCACTGGTCTCTGACAAACCACCGCCCTAGGGAACAAATCTTCAACCAGGATGTGAGACCAGAACAGCTGCTGGAGGGGAAG gaTGCTCAGGCTATTCACAATTGGCTGAGCGAGTTCCAGCTGGAAAGCTATACCACTCACTTCCTGCAGGCTGGTTACGACGTGCCAACCATCAGCCGAATGACGCCAGAG GACCTGACAGCCATTGGGGTGACGAAGCCTGGGCACAGGAAGAAGATTGCTACTGAGATCACCCAGCTTAACATTGCAGAATGGCTACCTAGCTATATCCCG GCGGACCTGCTGGAGTGGCTAGGGGCCCTGGGGCTGCCTCAGTACCACAAACAACTAGTGAGCAGTGGCTATGATTCCATGGGGCTGGTGGCCGACCTTACCTGGGAGGAGCTGCAGGAAATTGGAGTCAATAAACTCG GTCATCAGAAGAAGCTGATGCTGGGAGTGAAACGTCTGGCAGAGCTTCGACGGAGCTTGCTCCAGGGGGAGGGactgagtgggggtgggggtgggagtgggaggcgAGTGGCCGGGGGTCCAGAAGTGATGGCCATTGAGGGGTTGGAGAATGGCGATGGCCCTGCTGGACCCCGGCTGGTCACCTTCCAAGCCAGTGAACTCAGCCCTGAGCTGCAAGCAGCCATGGCCAGGGGTACCCCAGAGCCGCTGACCTTGCCCCCAACCCGTTCCCCTAGCCAGGAGAGCATTGGGGCACGTTCTAGGGGTTCTGGGCACTCTCAGGAACAGCCTACCCCTAGACCCAATACTGGGCACCCCAGTCCCCCTCCGGAGAGGAATCTGCCAGAGGGTAACGAACACCCTTCCAGCAAGGACACACCCCCCTATATGCTCATGCATCCCCATAGTTCACCCCCTAGTCCAGCTCCCATGCCACCTTCTAGTGCCTCCCGGGCCTTCTCCTACTTGTCTGCTTCCCCTTCAACTCCTCCTGACCCTCCCCGACCCAAACGCCGCTCCCACAGCTTGAGCCGCCCAGGATTGACAGAAGGGGAGGCTGAAGGACCAGTGGGCAGTGCCTTGGACAGCTATGCTACCTTGACTCGGCGCCCTGGTCGAAGCACCTTGACCCAGGTTAGCCCTGGCTCTGCTCTGACTAGAGGGGCTCCCCGTAGCCAGTCCTTTGCCTTACGAGCTCGCCGAAAAGGGCCTCCGCCTCCACCACCAAAACGTCTCAGCTCTGTCTCTGGTACCACGCCAGACTCTCTGTTGTCTGGTGGGAGTCCAGGGCCCGAAGAAGAAGCCGTAGCATCCCGGAGACGCACACTGAGTGAACCAACTGGTCCTTCGGATCCCCCCAGCTCTCCTGCACCTGGGAGTCCTGCTTCAGACACAGAAGAGGAGCGGGGTTCTGAAGGAACATCCCGATCCCGGGGCAGCTCTGGTGAGGGACTGCCCTTTGCTGAAGAAGGCAACCTGACTATCAAGCAGCGGCCCAAACCTGCTGGGCCCTTGAACCGCGAGGTCTCTATCCCCCCTGGACTTGACTTCAACCTTACAGAGTCAGACACTGTCAAACGGAGGCCCAAATGTCGGGAGAGAGAGCCACTGCAGACAGCACTTCTGGCTTTTGGAGCTGCCAGTCCTACCCCAGTTGTCTCAGCCCCACTACCTTCACAGCCCACCATGGATTCCCCAGCACCTCCCCCACCCAgctcctccactcccaccccttcTGGTCCTGCCTCTAACAATTCACTGACTCTTAACACCCCTGCATTCCCCCTCTCCACCAATACCTTGACTCAGATTCCTGGTCCCCAGTTGCCTGGGTCTGGCCTGGAGGACTCAGTGGCCACCCCTCAAAAGGGGGAGATGTCCCCAGCCCCACCCTTGGCCCTCATCAAAGTGCCAGTAGGAGGTATGAGGGGATGGCGGAGGGGTATTATGGGTTTTGAGAGGCCCTTTTTCCTATTGCAGATAACAGACTGGCCGTTTTCTTCCTCCTTAGGACCATCTCACAAACCTGTGTCAGTGGCTTGTACACAACTTGCATTCTCAGGGCCTAAGCTGGCTCCCAAACTTGGTTCTCGCCCCATCCCCCCACCAAAACCTGAGAGTGGGGGAGCACCCATTGCTGCTCATGCCCAGCAGAGACTAGAGCAGACCAGCTCTTCCCTGGCAGCTGCCCTGAGGGCAGCTGAAAAGAGCATCGGTGTTGAGGATCAAGAAGG CCTTTCCCAGCCTGGCGATTCCAAACACATCCTGGATGATATCAGCACCATGTTTGATGCCTTAGCTGACCAACTGGATGCCATGCTGGACTGA